One Micromonospora craniellae genomic region harbors:
- a CDS encoding GNAT family N-acetyltransferase: MTTFAPAISTGRPEDYDDIGRFLGALFHHAVDPETHETERAIFEPERALLVRDGSELVASAAAYTRELGVPGGAMPAAHVTLVGVAPTHRRQGLLSAMMRRQLREIHDAGREPVAVLWASEGRIYPRFGYGLAAQRLQINGETTELRLPAPTPDEGRLRLDRPADRQADLATVYDRVRSDRPGWSSRDERWWRYVLMDPESQRSGATELRVVLHEGPDGVDGYGLFRTRSEWNNAGPKGVTTVDEVVTATPAAYRAIWRMLLSIDLTRQVVVRRAAVDEPLLRMVNEPRMLVAQLSDALWVRVVDVPAALAARRYATDVDVVIEVDDELLPENTGRWRLHGGPDKADCTRTDEPADLACDVRCLGELFLGGVGPAALAAAGRLRKLRPGALAAAGPAFTWHRTASALEVF, from the coding sequence GTGACCACCTTTGCTCCCGCCATCAGCACCGGCCGCCCCGAGGACTACGACGACATCGGCCGTTTCCTCGGCGCGCTGTTCCACCACGCGGTCGACCCCGAGACCCACGAGACCGAACGGGCGATCTTCGAACCGGAACGGGCCCTGCTGGTACGCGACGGGTCGGAACTGGTGGCCAGCGCCGCCGCGTACACCCGGGAACTGGGTGTGCCCGGCGGTGCGATGCCGGCCGCGCACGTCACGCTGGTCGGGGTCGCGCCCACCCACCGGCGGCAGGGCCTGCTCAGCGCGATGATGCGCCGGCAACTCCGGGAAATCCACGACGCCGGGCGGGAGCCGGTCGCGGTGCTCTGGGCCAGCGAGGGGCGGATCTACCCCCGCTTCGGGTACGGCCTGGCAGCCCAACGGTTGCAGATCAACGGGGAGACCACCGAGTTGCGCCTGCCGGCGCCGACGCCGGACGAGGGCCGGCTCCGCCTGGACCGGCCCGCCGACCGGCAGGCCGACCTCGCGACGGTCTACGACCGGGTCCGCAGCGACCGTCCCGGCTGGTCGTCGCGGGACGAGCGCTGGTGGCGGTACGTGCTGATGGACCCGGAATCGCAGCGCAGCGGCGCCACCGAGCTGCGGGTGGTGCTGCACGAAGGGCCGGACGGGGTCGACGGCTACGGACTGTTCCGCACCAGGAGCGAGTGGAACAACGCCGGCCCGAAGGGCGTGACCACCGTCGACGAGGTGGTGACGGCCACCCCGGCGGCGTACCGGGCGATCTGGCGGATGCTGCTGTCGATCGACCTGACCCGGCAGGTCGTGGTGCGGCGGGCGGCGGTGGACGAGCCGCTGCTGCGGATGGTGAACGAACCGCGCATGCTCGTCGCCCAGCTGAGCGACGCGCTCTGGGTACGGGTGGTGGACGTGCCGGCCGCGCTCGCCGCCCGGCGCTACGCCACCGACGTCGACGTGGTCATCGAGGTGGACGACGAACTGCTGCCCGAGAACACCGGCCGGTGGCGGCTGCACGGTGGGCCGGACAAGGCGGACTGCACCCGTACCGACGAGCCGGCGGACCTCGCCTGCGACGTACGGTGCCTCGGCGAGCTGTTCCTCGGCGGCGTCGGGCCGGCCGCGCTAGCCGCCGCCGGTCGGCTACGCAAGCTGCGCCCCGGGGCGCTGGCCGCCGCCGGTCCCGCCTTCACCTGGCACCGCACCGCGTCCGCCCTGGAGGTCTTCTGA
- a CDS encoding DUF5130 family protein — protein sequence MTVGEKQPEIGTGNPPDVLDGPFSTRQLLRIDEALRLADQATGLTFSVFVGGLDEPVREHAERLHRQLADPDRSVLIALSPNQRQLEIITGRHARKRVPDTYAKIAALSMVASFGGGDLAGGIIQGLDQLSRYAGNA from the coding sequence GTGACCGTTGGTGAGAAGCAGCCAGAGATCGGGACGGGCAACCCGCCCGATGTGCTCGACGGGCCGTTCTCGACCCGTCAGCTGCTGCGCATCGACGAGGCGCTGCGCCTGGCCGACCAGGCCACCGGCCTGACCTTCTCGGTCTTCGTGGGTGGCCTGGACGAGCCGGTCCGCGAGCACGCCGAGCGGTTGCACCGGCAGCTCGCCGACCCCGACCGTTCGGTGCTGATCGCGCTCTCGCCCAACCAGCGGCAGCTGGAGATCATCACCGGCCGGCACGCCCGCAAGCGCGTCCCGGACACGTACGCCAAGATCGCCGCGCTGTCGATGGTGGCCTCGTTCGGCGGCGGTGACCTGGCCGGCGGCATCATCCAGGGGCTCGACCAGCTCTCCCGGTACGCCGGCAACGCCTGA
- a CDS encoding 2-keto-4-pentenoate hydratase has protein sequence MIGPDIAGIAATLDRAADTATAVPQVAAETGLDVDAAYAVQAALVQRRLDRGERLVGLKMGLTSKAKMAQVGVDEVIWGRLTDMMRVPDGGTVDVTGYIHPRVEPEVAFLLDRLPEPGEPVGDFTDAVRAVAPAIELIDSRYANFAFSLPDVIADNTSAGAFVIGPWSPVPDGLENLGVLLEVDGRVAQVGSTAAILGDPRRALDEGIRLAGRHGVRLQEGWVFLAGAATAAVPLRAGVRVRAVVEKLGGASVRAGS, from the coding sequence ATGATCGGGCCGGACATCGCCGGAATCGCCGCGACCCTGGACCGGGCGGCCGACACGGCCACCGCCGTACCGCAGGTCGCCGCCGAGACCGGACTCGACGTCGACGCCGCGTACGCGGTGCAGGCCGCGCTGGTGCAACGCCGCCTCGACCGCGGCGAACGGCTGGTCGGGTTGAAAATGGGGCTGACCAGCAAGGCGAAGATGGCCCAGGTCGGCGTGGACGAGGTGATCTGGGGCCGGCTCACCGACATGATGCGGGTTCCCGACGGCGGCACGGTCGACGTGACCGGCTACATCCACCCCCGGGTCGAGCCCGAAGTGGCGTTCCTGCTGGACCGGCTGCCCGAGCCCGGCGAACCGGTCGGCGACTTCACCGACGCGGTCCGCGCGGTGGCCCCGGCGATCGAGCTGATCGACTCCCGGTACGCGAACTTCGCCTTCTCGCTGCCGGACGTCATCGCCGACAACACCTCGGCCGGCGCGTTCGTGATCGGCCCGTGGTCGCCGGTACCCGACGGGCTGGAGAACCTCGGCGTGCTGCTGGAGGTCGACGGACGGGTGGCACAGGTCGGCTCGACGGCGGCCATCCTCGGCGACCCCCGTCGGGCCCTGGACGAAGGCATCCGGCTGGCCGGTCGGCACGGCGTACGGCTGCAGGAGGGCTGGGTGTTCCTGGCCGGTGCGGCGACGGCGGCGGTGCCGTTGCGGGCGGGGGTGCGGGTGCGGGCTGTCGTCGAGAAGCTTGGTGGTGCTTCGGTTCGGGCTGGTTCGTGA
- a CDS encoding RidA family protein, whose protein sequence is MGVDGGRVVSGKAVPRGAFPHVKVAGGFVFVSGTSSRLPDNSFAGVSVDEFGTTDLDIRAQTRAVIENVGDLLRSVGAELTDLVQVTSYLVNMNDFGGYNQVWAEFFDATGPTRTTVAVHQLPHPHLLIEMQAVALLPGGGSRE, encoded by the coding sequence GTGGGGGTTGATGGGGGGCGGGTGGTTTCGGGGAAGGCTGTTCCTCGGGGGGCCTTTCCGCACGTGAAGGTGGCCGGGGGGTTCGTGTTCGTGTCCGGGACGTCGTCGCGGCTGCCGGACAACAGCTTCGCCGGAGTGTCGGTGGACGAGTTCGGAACCACCGACCTGGACATCCGGGCGCAGACGCGCGCGGTCATCGAGAACGTCGGTGACCTGCTGCGGTCGGTCGGCGCCGAGTTGACCGACCTGGTGCAGGTGACGTCTTACCTGGTCAACATGAACGACTTCGGTGGGTACAACCAGGTGTGGGCGGAGTTCTTCGACGCCACCGGGCCGACCCGGACGACCGTGGCCGTGCACCAGTTGCCGCATCCCCACCTGCTGATCGAGATGCAAGCCGTGGCTCTGCTTCCCGGAGGAGGTAGTCGTGAGTGA
- a CDS encoding ribose-5-phosphate isomerase, with the protein MRVYLGSDHAGFELKVHLANHLAKEGYEVVDVGPHAYDPDDDYPAFCLHAGTRVVADAGSLGVVIGGSGNGEQIAANKVAGVRAALAWSVETAQLGRQHNDANVVAVGARQHTLDEATAIVEAFLTTAFSGSDRHARRIAQVADYERTRELPDLP; encoded by the coding sequence ATGCGCGTCTATCTGGGATCCGATCACGCCGGTTTCGAGCTGAAGGTGCACCTGGCCAACCACCTCGCCAAGGAGGGGTACGAGGTGGTCGACGTGGGTCCGCACGCCTACGACCCGGACGACGACTACCCGGCCTTCTGCCTGCACGCCGGCACCCGGGTGGTGGCCGACGCGGGGAGCCTGGGCGTGGTGATCGGCGGCTCCGGCAACGGCGAGCAGATCGCCGCGAACAAGGTGGCCGGGGTGCGCGCGGCGCTGGCCTGGAGCGTGGAGACCGCGCAGCTCGGGCGGCAGCACAACGACGCCAACGTGGTCGCCGTCGGGGCGCGCCAGCACACGCTCGACGAGGCGACCGCCATCGTCGAGGCGTTCCTCACCACCGCGTTCTCCGGCAGTGACCGGCACGCCCGGCGGATCGCCCAGGTGGCCGACTACGAGCGCACCCGCGAGCTGCCCGACCTGCCCTGA
- a CDS encoding 3-hydroxyanthranilate 3,4-dioxygenase, with amino-acid sequence MSEIAEPFSFPGWIADNQHLLKPPVGNKEMFPGSDDFIVMVVGGPNQRTDFHVDPYEEFFYQVKGNMHINLMAPEGPRTVHVREGQMWMLPRNTPHSPQRPEPGSIGMVVERVRAEGTLEKFQWYCPECGHKVHEVELQVRDIAADLPPVFGAFYADEAARTCERCGTLHPGKG; translated from the coding sequence GTGAGTGAGATCGCCGAGCCGTTCAGCTTTCCCGGCTGGATCGCCGACAACCAGCACCTGCTCAAGCCGCCGGTGGGGAACAAGGAGATGTTTCCCGGCTCCGACGACTTCATCGTGATGGTGGTGGGTGGGCCCAACCAGCGCACCGACTTCCATGTCGACCCGTACGAGGAGTTCTTCTACCAGGTCAAGGGCAACATGCACATCAACCTGATGGCCCCGGAGGGGCCGCGCACGGTGCACGTGCGCGAGGGTCAGATGTGGATGCTGCCGCGCAACACCCCGCACTCGCCGCAGCGGCCCGAGCCGGGCTCGATCGGGATGGTGGTGGAGCGGGTCCGTGCCGAGGGGACGCTGGAGAAGTTCCAGTGGTACTGCCCCGAGTGCGGGCACAAGGTGCACGAGGTCGAGTTGCAGGTCCGCGACATCGCCGCCGACCTGCCGCCGGTCTTCGGCGCCTTCTACGCTGACGAGGCAGCGCGTACCTGCGAGCGGTGCGGCACGCTGCACCCGGGCAAGGGCTGA
- a CDS encoding mycothiol-dependent nitroreductase Rv2466c family protein has product MNERVSVDMWFDPICPWAWITSRWLLEVERVRDIDVRYHVMSLSVLNEGRELPEPYQEIMKTGWGPVRVCVAVGQRYGPDAVRNLYTAMGTRIHLGKEERGPELYAAALKDAGLDPALASAADDASLDTALRESHEAGMRPVGTEVGTPVVHAPGPDGKQVAFFGPVVTPAPKGEAAGRLWDGVMLVAGTPGFFELKRSRDIDPIFD; this is encoded by the coding sequence GTGAACGAGCGTGTCAGTGTCGACATGTGGTTCGACCCGATCTGCCCGTGGGCATGGATCACCTCGCGGTGGCTGCTGGAGGTGGAGCGGGTCCGTGACATCGACGTCCGCTACCACGTGATGAGCCTGTCGGTGCTCAACGAGGGACGGGAGCTGCCCGAGCCGTACCAGGAGATCATGAAGACCGGTTGGGGACCGGTCCGCGTCTGCGTCGCCGTCGGGCAGCGGTACGGCCCGGACGCCGTGCGGAACCTCTACACCGCCATGGGTACCCGGATCCACCTCGGCAAGGAGGAGCGCGGACCGGAGCTGTACGCCGCCGCGCTGAAAGACGCCGGACTGGACCCGGCGCTGGCCTCGGCGGCCGACGACGCGAGTCTCGACACGGCCCTGCGGGAGAGCCACGAGGCGGGGATGCGTCCGGTCGGCACCGAGGTCGGTACCCCGGTCGTGCACGCCCCGGGTCCGGACGGCAAGCAGGTCGCCTTCTTCGGCCCGGTGGTCACCCCGGCACCCAAGGGCGAGGCCGCCGGCCGACTCTGGGACGGCGTGATGCTGGTCGCCGGCACGCCCGGCTTCTTCGAACTCAAGCGCAGCCGCGACATCGACCCCATCTTCGACTGA
- a CDS encoding amidohydrolase family protein: MAAPTVVDVHTHVVPKGWPDLAAACGGSGWPWLRVDSERAAMIMVGEAEFRPVGAECWDAPTRLADMAADGVDVQVVSPTPVFFGYDRPADQAVRVARIFNDLTLEATAAGGDRLLPFCQVPLQDPDAACAELDRCLAAGHVGVEIGNHVGDRDLDDAGIVAFLTHCAEVGAPVFVHPWDMPGGPRLDRWMARWLTGMPAETHLSVLSMILGGVFDKVPPTLRICFAHGGGSFPFWVGRADNAWHRRGDLVRGASAAPPSSYLDRFYVDSVVFSTPALRLLVDTMGVDRVLLGSDYPYPLGERPAGRVVHEADFLTDAQRARLLAGNALHFLQGRVPS, translated from the coding sequence ATGGCGGCACCCACCGTGGTGGACGTGCACACCCACGTCGTACCCAAGGGATGGCCGGACCTCGCTGCGGCCTGCGGCGGGTCCGGTTGGCCCTGGCTGCGGGTGGACTCGGAACGCGCGGCCATGATCATGGTGGGGGAGGCCGAGTTCCGGCCGGTCGGGGCCGAGTGCTGGGACGCGCCGACCAGGCTCGCCGACATGGCCGCCGACGGGGTGGACGTGCAGGTGGTCTCGCCCACGCCGGTGTTCTTCGGCTACGACCGCCCGGCCGACCAGGCGGTCCGGGTGGCCCGGATCTTCAACGACCTCACCCTGGAGGCCACCGCGGCCGGCGGCGATCGCCTGCTGCCGTTCTGCCAGGTGCCGTTGCAGGACCCGGACGCGGCCTGCGCCGAACTGGACCGCTGCCTGGCGGCCGGGCACGTCGGCGTGGAGATCGGCAACCACGTCGGCGACCGGGACCTCGACGACGCCGGGATCGTGGCGTTCCTCACCCACTGCGCCGAGGTCGGCGCGCCGGTCTTCGTGCACCCGTGGGACATGCCCGGCGGTCCCCGACTCGACCGTTGGATGGCGCGCTGGCTCACCGGCATGCCCGCCGAGACGCACCTGTCGGTGCTGTCGATGATCCTCGGCGGCGTGTTCGACAAGGTGCCGCCGACGCTGCGGATCTGCTTCGCCCACGGCGGCGGCAGCTTCCCGTTCTGGGTCGGGCGTGCCGACAACGCCTGGCACCGCCGGGGCGACCTGGTACGCGGTGCTTCCGCCGCCCCACCCAGCAGCTACCTGGACCGGTTCTACGTCGACTCGGTGGTCTTCTCCACACCCGCCCTGCGGCTGCTGGTGGACACGATGGGCGTCGACCGGGTGCTGCTCGGCAGCGACTACCCGTACCCGTTGGGTGAGCGTCCGGCCGGTCGGGTGGTCCATGAGGCCGACTTCCTCACCGACGCCCAGCGCGCCCGCCTGCTGGCCGGCAACGCCCTGCACTTCCTGCAAGGAAGGGTCCCCTCCTAA
- the ctaJ gene encoding aa3-type cytochrome oxidase subunit CtaJ yields MGLSVTDTLLVFVGIPAAVVLVIVGLVYAGSRGGGGGGAKRYRPGRPFSFTPVWFLGKPEELADSAGTALAAGAQAPALSSRKQEQAGVEAPAGGTGGASDRW; encoded by the coding sequence TTGGGATTGTCTGTAACCGACACCTTGCTGGTCTTCGTCGGCATCCCGGCAGCCGTCGTGCTGGTGATCGTCGGCCTCGTCTACGCGGGCAGCCGTGGCGGTGGTGGCGGCGGTGCCAAGCGTTACCGGCCCGGCCGGCCCTTCAGCTTCACGCCGGTGTGGTTCCTCGGCAAGCCGGAGGAACTGGCCGACTCGGCCGGCACCGCGCTGGCGGCGGGGGCACAGGCACCCGCGCTGAGCAGCCGCAAGCAGGAGCAGGCCGGCGTCGAGGCGCCGGCCGGTGGGACCGGAGGCGCAAGTGACCGTTGGTGA
- a CDS encoding DUF1015 family protein, with protein sequence MTVVHPINRAWITTGGTGAQNYDEFADDAEITAIIEANPHSALGIEMPHRAPESLGKSFADALPDAVTRLAEAKADGSYTPAEQVVVLYRISAPGEESAYGLWVMVDTDQISTRADEPGLVIRNEDVFIAKVRERVALAETLGHLLSPVLLLQTGRGDELHAALAAATDAAGAPAATDTDQSGRTHAIWLLGSGPRQDELTALAGGGELVVADGNHRSLAAQTGGLPRFLAVVTTPASVAIQPYNRLVSELTTTPDELLDRLRAAGAEVTEVTGPAEVPATGGTVVLQLAGRAYAVTLPHTGANRLENLDHALVERLLLRDALGLDPGDKRITYVGGDYPASWLTGEVEAGRAELAVLVAPVTVDDFVAVNLAREKMPRKSTWFTPKARGGLVVAELTDRS encoded by the coding sequence ATGACGGTCGTGCACCCGATCAACCGGGCCTGGATCACCACGGGCGGCACCGGCGCCCAGAACTACGACGAGTTCGCCGACGACGCGGAGATCACCGCGATCATCGAGGCGAACCCGCACAGCGCCCTCGGCATCGAGATGCCGCACCGGGCCCCGGAGAGCCTCGGCAAGTCCTTCGCCGACGCGCTGCCGGACGCGGTGACCCGGCTGGCCGAGGCGAAGGCCGACGGCAGCTACACCCCGGCCGAGCAGGTGGTGGTGCTGTACCGGATCAGCGCACCCGGTGAGGAGTCCGCGTACGGGCTGTGGGTGATGGTCGACACCGACCAGATCTCCACCCGGGCCGACGAGCCGGGTCTGGTCATCCGCAACGAGGACGTCTTCATCGCGAAGGTGCGCGAGCGCGTCGCGCTGGCCGAGACGCTGGGTCACCTGCTCTCGCCGGTGCTGCTGTTGCAGACCGGGCGCGGGGACGAACTGCACGCCGCGCTGGCCGCCGCCACCGACGCGGCCGGTGCGCCCGCCGCCACGGACACCGACCAGTCCGGCCGCACGCACGCCATCTGGCTGCTCGGGTCCGGGCCGCGCCAGGACGAGCTGACCGCGCTGGCCGGTGGTGGCGAGCTGGTCGTCGCCGACGGCAACCACCGCAGCCTGGCCGCCCAGACCGGCGGCCTGCCGCGTTTCCTGGCGGTCGTCACCACGCCCGCCTCGGTGGCCATCCAGCCGTACAACCGGCTGGTCAGCGAACTGACCACCACGCCCGACGAACTGCTCGACCGGCTGCGCGCCGCAGGCGCCGAGGTCACCGAGGTCACCGGCCCGGCCGAGGTCCCGGCCACCGGCGGCACCGTCGTGCTCCAGCTTGCCGGCCGGGCGTACGCGGTGACGCTGCCGCACACCGGCGCCAACCGCCTGGAGAACCTGGACCACGCCCTGGTCGAGCGGCTGCTGCTGCGTGACGCCCTGGGGCTGGACCCGGGCGACAAGCGGATCACCTACGTCGGCGGTGACTACCCGGCGAGCTGGCTGACCGGTGAGGTCGAGGCTGGCCGGGCCGAGTTGGCCGTGCTCGTCGCACCGGTGACGGTGGACGACTTCGTCGCGGTGAACCTGGCCCGGGAGAAGATGCCGCGCAAGAGCACCTGGTTCACCCCGAAGGCGCGGGGTGGCCTGGTCGTCGCCGAGCTGACCGACCGCTCCTGA
- the pepN gene encoding aminopeptidase N: MRNLTQVEATERARLLDVTGYDINLDLSSAVHAAGGRTFRSTTEVRFRCSEPGASTFIEVAADSVRSATLNGDPVDLADWSAEKGLTLTGLAEENTLVVDADFAYSSSGQGLHRSIDPVDGETYLYSQFETADAQRTYACFDQPDLKSVYTWHATVPEHWKAVSNMPVEREEAAGEGCKTLHFTTSPRMSTYITALCAGPYHEVRYVHDGIDLGYFCRASMAQYLDAEDLNLITQQGFDFFHEQFGVRYPLPKYDQVWVPDFNAGAMENFGCVTHAESHYLFRSQVTDFEYEQRANTILHELAHMWFGDLVTMRWWNDLWLNESFAEWASHWCNTHATRFTEAWTTFLSIRKNWGYRQDQLSSTHPVYCEMPDLEAVEVNFDGITYAKGASVLKQLVAYVGEEPFLAGLRAYFARHAWGNATFEDLLSELETASGRKLRTFAAQWLETAQVNTLRPELTIGEDGAYQRVLVRQEAPQGYPTLRTHRIGVGLYDLTDGRLVRRERYEVDVDGESTELTELAGVPAADVLLLNDDDLTYAKLRLDERSMATVVQHIAGFESSLARALCWTAAWDMTRDAELATRDYVALVLAGLPAERDINLVTATLRQVSTAITFYADPSWAPTGWAELARTARTALAAAEPGSGFQLAWARAYVSAARSGEDLAVLRGWLDGSEVTAGLTIDTELRWSVLQALVANGVAGGPEIEAELATDKTSSGEREAAYAHALVPTEENKAAVWAQLTGTEALPNWRHRALLQGFSHPTQVELVAPYRDRYFATVGQVWARRDSEPAQEFAMLVYPAYLVDDDTVEATDAWLAQEGHPGPLRRLVAEGRDGVVRALAARTRDARSG, from the coding sequence GTGCGCAACCTGACACAGGTCGAGGCGACCGAGCGGGCCCGCCTGCTCGACGTGACCGGGTACGACATCAACCTGGACCTGTCCAGCGCCGTACACGCGGCCGGGGGCCGCACCTTCCGATCGACCACCGAGGTGCGGTTCCGGTGCAGCGAGCCGGGGGCCAGCACGTTCATCGAGGTGGCCGCGGACTCGGTCCGCTCGGCGACGCTCAACGGCGACCCCGTCGACCTGGCCGACTGGTCGGCCGAGAAGGGGTTGACCCTGACCGGGCTGGCCGAGGAGAACACGCTCGTCGTCGACGCCGACTTCGCGTACTCCAGCTCGGGGCAGGGGCTGCACCGCAGCATCGACCCGGTCGACGGCGAGACGTACCTCTACTCGCAGTTCGAGACCGCCGACGCGCAGCGCACCTACGCCTGCTTCGACCAGCCTGACCTGAAGAGCGTCTACACCTGGCACGCCACCGTGCCGGAACACTGGAAGGCTGTCTCCAACATGCCGGTGGAGCGCGAGGAGGCGGCGGGTGAGGGGTGTAAGACCCTGCACTTCACCACCTCACCGCGGATGAGCACCTACATCACCGCGCTCTGCGCCGGGCCGTACCACGAGGTCAGGTACGTCCACGACGGCATCGACCTGGGCTACTTCTGCCGGGCCAGCATGGCGCAGTACCTCGACGCCGAGGACCTGAACCTGATCACGCAGCAGGGCTTCGACTTCTTCCACGAGCAGTTCGGGGTGCGCTACCCGCTGCCCAAGTACGACCAGGTCTGGGTGCCGGACTTCAACGCCGGCGCGATGGAGAACTTCGGCTGCGTCACGCACGCCGAGTCGCACTACCTGTTCCGCTCGCAGGTGACCGACTTCGAGTACGAGCAGCGGGCCAACACGATCCTGCACGAGCTGGCGCACATGTGGTTCGGTGACCTGGTCACCATGCGCTGGTGGAACGACCTGTGGCTGAACGAGTCGTTCGCCGAGTGGGCCAGCCACTGGTGCAACACGCACGCGACCCGCTTCACCGAGGCGTGGACGACCTTCCTGTCCATCCGCAAGAACTGGGGCTACCGTCAGGACCAGCTCTCCTCCACCCACCCGGTGTACTGCGAGATGCCGGATCTGGAGGCGGTCGAGGTCAACTTCGACGGCATCACCTACGCCAAGGGCGCCAGCGTGCTCAAGCAGCTCGTGGCGTACGTCGGTGAGGAGCCGTTCCTGGCCGGTCTGCGGGCGTACTTCGCCCGGCACGCCTGGGGCAACGCCACCTTCGAGGACCTGCTCTCCGAACTGGAGACCGCCTCCGGGCGCAAGCTGCGGACCTTCGCCGCGCAGTGGCTGGAGACGGCGCAGGTCAACACGCTGCGGCCGGAGCTGACCATCGGCGAGGACGGCGCGTACCAGCGGGTCCTGGTCCGCCAGGAGGCACCGCAGGGGTACCCGACGCTGCGGACCCACCGGATCGGGGTGGGCCTGTACGACCTCACCGACGGCCGGCTGGTGCGCCGCGAACGGTACGAGGTGGACGTCGACGGTGAGTCGACCGAACTGACCGAACTCGCCGGGGTGCCCGCCGCCGACGTGCTGCTGCTCAACGACGACGACCTCACCTACGCCAAGCTGCGCCTGGACGAGCGGTCGATGGCGACGGTGGTGCAGCACATCGCCGGCTTCGAGTCGTCGCTGGCGCGGGCGCTGTGCTGGACGGCCGCGTGGGACATGACCCGCGACGCCGAACTGGCCACCCGCGACTACGTGGCGCTGGTGCTGGCCGGGCTGCCGGCCGAGCGGGACATCAACCTGGTCACCGCCACGCTGCGCCAGGTCAGCACCGCCATCACCTTCTATGCCGACCCGAGCTGGGCGCCGACCGGCTGGGCCGAGCTGGCCCGGACCGCGCGAACCGCGCTCGCCGCCGCCGAGCCCGGCAGCGGCTTCCAACTGGCCTGGGCCCGGGCGTACGTCTCCGCGGCCCGCTCCGGGGAGGACCTGGCGGTCCTGCGCGGCTGGCTGGACGGCTCCGAGGTGACCGCCGGACTGACCATCGACACCGAACTGCGCTGGAGCGTGTTGCAGGCGCTGGTGGCCAACGGTGTGGCCGGTGGGCCGGAGATCGAGGCCGAACTGGCCACCGACAAGACCTCCAGCGGCGAGCGGGAGGCCGCGTACGCGCATGCCCTGGTGCCCACCGAGGAGAACAAGGCCGCGGTCTGGGCCCAGCTGACCGGCACCGAGGCGCTGCCGAACTGGCGGCACCGGGCGCTGCTGCAGGGGTTCAGCCACCCGACCCAGGTCGAGCTGGTCGCGCCCTACCGGGACCGGTACTTCGCCACGGTCGGGCAGGTCTGGGCACGCCGGGACAGCGAGCCGGCGCAGGAGTTCGCCATGCTGGTGTACCCGGCGTACCTGGTCGACGACGACACGGTCGAGGCCACCGACGCCTGGTTGGCGCAGGAGGGCCACCCGGGGCCGCTGCGCCGGCTGGTGGCCGAGGGCCGCGACGGTGTGGTGCGGGCGCTCGCGGCCCGCACCCGGGACGCCCGCAGCGGCTGA